The nucleotide sequence AGCAAAGGGCAAAGAGTCGACAAATATCTTTGAATCCTGAATTTATTTATACTACTTCTATTCActctcaatttttttgatatttttaattttaccttttacgaataaaaataaatattaatattcagtaaattacaaatatcaaaaaaatattaatattcagtaccaaaaaacaataaagtaaatcacaaatactaaaattttaaatatctggATATTCGATCtgatatatgaatatatagaatgatatacatatatatatataacatatatgatcCATTGttatatctaaaaattttaaaattttattcacaaaTTTGATTCTTTAGTTCCCAGTTATTGACATATTGTTGTTTTacactatattttatttaatttttagattttaatttacttttaaaagaatttatgaatttaaatgaatatcttattaaaataaatatcttgCTGAATATACGGACCTATCTGGCATAGTGATGAAgtaaatcaaataataaaaatgtagatcTGGACAAAGCGGAAAGAATCacaaatactttcaaaatttaGTATATATGCTCCTTGCCCATCCTTAACTCaagcagaaaatattttcttgCAGTTGTGGAGCAGTAtcgtttttaagttttttcttAGACTGTGGacctttgtttttctttcagtCCCATACTTTCATTTTTCTAACATTTCctatctttttccttttttttttctgtataatAATTCATTTTACATTTAAGTTAAAAGTATTCCACTACTTTATTCtatattagtattttatttattttcttatgtcgaaatcatatgaaaatatctatttatagagtataaaatgattaatttgatatattaaggatataaaaataaattaatttactataaataattatcttaaataattataatgtgTTATAAGATCCCGAAGTTATAATAGTCAATAACAACATAAATATGGTTTTGGTGGTCTCTCTTTTCATTCAATACAATATGTTGAAACACTTTACTccattaaatttctaaataatatattactatATCTTAATGATTTTCAAGAATCTATTCAATATtacttgatattttttttccagattttACTCATGGATGATTTATTATGTCCATATcggtttttaatttaattaatttgtagaTATCTTATATGACTTGTTCTGTTCAAAGAGTCTAATTAATTACTAGTTGatcttttatttacatttattaCAACTTATTATTGCtaaaatgcatttattacattttttgataccataaatatatatatacgatgTTCACAAGTGCAATACAATTACATCTATTCATTTCTCTTGTATCACACAAAATGGCTAAAAACACAACTTTTGCTATCTTTATGATCGTTCttgttctaggtttgtgttacatcttaaaatatgttaaatattttcatgCTTCTTCTTTATTATCTGATTAGTTTTTGTTCAAcatcttttcatttttataaggACAGGAattgaaataatattaatatctgttttaaatatgtattgttagggATGGTGATGAAGGAGACACAAGGACAACAATTGTGTCATGAACGTTTTATAGGAGCAACCCCATGTGTACCTCCACAGTGTGCCGAACAATGTACTGCAAAGTGGGGAGAGAGAGCGGGAAGAGGGACATGTCTAGGAGGGCCAGGACCCGCCAATACCTGCCTCTGCACTTTTAAATGCCAAATTTGATTCTTTTTTGTTACTATCATCAGCtatattgtaataaaataatgggttgaaaaaaaaaagaatatttaaatcttttttaGTTTAATGCGACTGTGAATTTTGATCTAAACTATAAACTGGTAATCTTAGCATTTCTGTCCTAAGTCAGATGTATCCATCATAATCAATATTACCAACAAAAAATGCAATGTTTAGAAAAGTTGCAGAATCTCTGCATTGGTTAATCTCTTGGCTAAACAATGCTTCATTCTTTCACAGGTCCTTACACCAGGATCTCTATTAAGATATTATCGAAAGAAACTCAATAAAAAAAAGTGTTCTTTAACCCGACCAAAAGAAATTACTAAACAAAGATATGAATAAACAATTAACAATGTGTGCAAATTAAAGAGGAAAACAATGGGGGGAACAACATAAGATTAGGAGTAATTACCTCAAATCATCTAAACAAAgatttaatttgattaatttattcATGAAGGTTGCATCTACGAAGATATGGGTGATCAAACTGGATATACTTTGTCCAATACGGTCGATACTTGGACATAGCTAACTCCAACCACGGTTTCATGTTCCCATTGTAATGAACCACTGCTGCATTCTCAATGTCTTTCTTTGCTATACTCGGGTTATATCCAAGTCCCAGCACATGCCACGCCTTGTTCAAAGGATGTGTTAGTCCGTAAAACGTTATTAATCCTGGTGGTAGTGTCCCTAGCTTCCACAGTGTCCTGTTCTCATTCTAAACAACAACAATATAACCATAATGAGCAAACAGTCATGTGACTATTGATGCAAAGGGTGAAGAGTTGTTTACCATGTTTTGCCACTTGTGGTAGATACCAGTGATGTCTCTCTTCTTCCACTCCTTTAGGTCGAACATGTTCATGCCATAAGCCCATCCACAAGCGTTTGGATTGAAGTTCCTCGCTATATGAGGATTCGAGAAGTTGAGATACTTGTCGAACCTGTGGAAACTCTCCCCGCAGGTTTCAACGGCACCGTTGACTTTGCCGTTCAGGTTGACTTCCCAGAGTGGAGTCAGGTCTTTCTGAACGATGATGTCGTCGTCCAGGAACAGGATCTTGTTCAGCTTGGGATAAACCTCAGGGAGGTAGAATCTCAAGTGATTCAACATGGACAGGTACTTTGGGTTTCTGTATTTGAGATTAGAGGAGCCTGAAGTTGGATGATCTGCTTTGAAATAGAATTCCTTCATTGCTGCAGATTCAAGCTGACGAAGAACAGGGCAGTATGATGAGTTGAGCCACTTAAACTCATCCACGTTTTCCACATGTATGGTTGCCTTTCCAGGTGGGTTTAGGAGGAACCACATGTTCATTGCTCCGAAGTTGAGTTTATCCGTCACAAGGTGAAACACATGCTTCGAAGGATCCTGCCCAAACAAGAAAAACTTTTAATTCAACTCTGCAACTCATGTCAGTAGGCAtgcgggttcggatagtttggtttttgattagttCGGTTCAACATAAAACTTACCAAATTAACCCAAAATAAAGTTTGGTTCCGGTTTTGAAAATCCTACCCTAAGTTTTTGATTTGggttataaattttgttaaaatttcatataagttTGATTAAATTCAGTTAGTTTGCCTATTTCGGTTAGTTCGGTCCGGGTTTTTGGTATGGTTTGGTTATagtttttttcaagaaaatcaaAGTAACCATTTGCCGgaccgaaccgaaaaccgaactTTCCAACTACAAAAAAACCAACCAAAtctaaccaaactaaccaaaattttcatttcggTTCGATGGGTTCCGTTCAAAATCCCATCAGGGCTACACATAGAGGTATAAGCACGAATACAAGAGAGAGTGGATAACTGTTTTACCTTGGCATTCCTGATGGCTGAGTTCACAACCACTGATGCAGCCAACACGTTGTCAGAAAACAAGGCATAATGGTAAAGATTAGGGTTCTCTAGGTTTTCACTGCGAGGGAACTTTCTTTTCTCCGGAGAAAGAAGATAGTAATCGATGGTCAAGCGCATCGACAGACAATGGATAGCATTTGGAATAGTTTTCGCTGCTAACTGAGCCAAGAAAGTACTCTGCTTCTTTAAGCTCCTGACTTGTTCATCAGCGGTTTGAAGCATTGCTCTCAGCTTTCCAGTAACCAGCTTGCAGTCATACAACTGCATCTTCGCCTTAGCCAAGACTTGACCCATGTCTCTCAGTTTATCATGTGCACTACACGTTAATGACTTTtatcagtaaaaaaaaacataattgtaATTATAACAGAAACGTTAAAAGATGCTCTTTACCTCCGAGGAAGATCTGAATCAGTTGTTGATTCACCCAAAACACGTTGGCTGTCTTTAATCCGGGCCTGGAGTTCTTGTAACAGCTCAGTCTTGTTCTTCAGTTTTGCGAGACCACTGTAGACTCTAGCCATGATCACTTGATCCCTCATCAACCGGATGTTCGAATCAGAGTTGTCGTTCTCGTTTTCTCTTCTCCAGATACTGTATTTACCAAGGACTGCGGAATCAACAGACTTGGAGCGCTCGATGGCCGCGTTTT is from Brassica napus cultivar Da-Ae chromosome A4, Da-Ae, whole genome shotgun sequence and encodes:
- the LOC106445013 gene encoding polygalacturonate 4-alpha-galacturonosyltransferase isoform X3 codes for the protein MALKRGLSGVNRIRGGGGGSRSAIVVSVFLCVFAPLVFFFFVGRGVLYIDSSNDYANASVKQSLDWRERLAMQSLRSLFSKEVLDVITASTADLGPFSLDSFKKNNLSPSWREVEVDTSFRNPQQNQTTSKRDTTSKGGSHQKVETPEKLYRRQLREKRRERRANELVQHHNDDTILKLENAAIERSKSVDSAVLGKYSIWRRENENDNSDSNIRLMRDQVIMARVYSGLAKLKNKTELLQELQARIKDSQRVLGESTTDSDLPRSAHDKLRDMGQVLAKAKMQLYDCKLVTGKLRAMLQTADEQVRSLKKQSTFLAQLAAKTIPNAIHCLSMRLTIDYYLLSPEKRKFPRSENLENPNLYHYALFSDNVLAASVVVNSAIRNAKDPSKHVFHLVTDKLNFGAMNMWFLLNPPGKATIHVENVDEFKWLNSSYCPVLRQLESAAMKEFYFKADHPTSGSSNLKYRNPKYLSMLNHLRFYLPEVYPKLNKILFLDDDIIVQKDLTPLWEVNLNGKVNGAVETCGESFHRFDKYLNFSNPHIARNFNPNACGWAYGMNMFDLKEWKKRDITGIYHKWQNMNENRTLWKLGTLPPGLITFYGLTHPLNKAWHVLGLGYNPSIAKKDIENAAVVHYNGNMKPWLELAMSKYRPYWTKYIQFDHPYLRRCNLHE
- the LOC106445013 gene encoding polygalacturonate 4-alpha-galacturonosyltransferase isoform X2; this encodes MIRMALKRGLSGVNRIRGGGGGSRSAIVVSVFLCVFAPLVFFFFVGRGVLYIDSSNDYANASVKQSLDWRERLAMQSLRSLFSKEVLDVITASTADLGPFSLDSFKKNNLSPSWREVEVDTSFRNPQNQTTSKRDTTSKGGSHQKVETPEKLYRRQLREKRRERRANELVQHHNDDTILKLENAAIERSKSVDSAVLGKYSIWRRENENDNSDSNIRLMRDQVIMARVYSGLAKLKNKTELLQELQARIKDSQRVLGESTTDSDLPRSAHDKLRDMGQVLAKAKMQLYDCKLVTGKLRAMLQTADEQVRSLKKQSTFLAQLAAKTIPNAIHCLSMRLTIDYYLLSPEKRKFPRSENLENPNLYHYALFSDNVLAASVVVNSAIRNAKDPSKHVFHLVTDKLNFGAMNMWFLLNPPGKATIHVENVDEFKWLNSSYCPVLRQLESAAMKEFYFKADHPTSGSSNLKYRNPKYLSMLNHLRFYLPEVYPKLNKILFLDDDIIVQKDLTPLWEVNLNGKVNGAVETCGESFHRFDKYLNFSNPHIARNFNPNACGWAYGMNMFDLKEWKKRDITGIYHKWQNMNENRTLWKLGTLPPGLITFYGLTHPLNKAWHVLGLGYNPSIAKKDIENAAVVHYNGNMKPWLELAMSKYRPYWTKYIQFDHPYLRRCNLHE
- the LOC106445013 gene encoding polygalacturonate 4-alpha-galacturonosyltransferase isoform X1, producing the protein MIRMALKRGLSGVNRIRGGGGGSRSAIVVSVFLCVFAPLVFFFFVGRGVLYIDSSNDYANASVKQSLDWRERLAMQSLRSLFSKEVLDVITASTADLGPFSLDSFKKNNLSPSWREVEVDTSFRNPQQNQTTSKRDTTSKGGSHQKVETPEKLYRRQLREKRRERRANELVQHHNDDTILKLENAAIERSKSVDSAVLGKYSIWRRENENDNSDSNIRLMRDQVIMARVYSGLAKLKNKTELLQELQARIKDSQRVLGESTTDSDLPRSAHDKLRDMGQVLAKAKMQLYDCKLVTGKLRAMLQTADEQVRSLKKQSTFLAQLAAKTIPNAIHCLSMRLTIDYYLLSPEKRKFPRSENLENPNLYHYALFSDNVLAASVVVNSAIRNAKDPSKHVFHLVTDKLNFGAMNMWFLLNPPGKATIHVENVDEFKWLNSSYCPVLRQLESAAMKEFYFKADHPTSGSSNLKYRNPKYLSMLNHLRFYLPEVYPKLNKILFLDDDIIVQKDLTPLWEVNLNGKVNGAVETCGESFHRFDKYLNFSNPHIARNFNPNACGWAYGMNMFDLKEWKKRDITGIYHKWQNMNENRTLWKLGTLPPGLITFYGLTHPLNKAWHVLGLGYNPSIAKKDIENAAVVHYNGNMKPWLELAMSKYRPYWTKYIQFDHPYLRRCNLHE
- the LOC106445013 gene encoding polygalacturonate 4-alpha-galacturonosyltransferase isoform X4, producing MALKRGLSGVNRIRGGGGGSRSAIVVSVFLCVFAPLVFFFFVGRGVLYIDSSNDYANASVKQSLDWRERLAMQSLRSLFSKEVLDVITASTADLGPFSLDSFKKNNLSPSWREVEVDTSFRNPQNQTTSKRDTTSKGGSHQKVETPEKLYRRQLREKRRERRANELVQHHNDDTILKLENAAIERSKSVDSAVLGKYSIWRRENENDNSDSNIRLMRDQVIMARVYSGLAKLKNKTELLQELQARIKDSQRVLGESTTDSDLPRSAHDKLRDMGQVLAKAKMQLYDCKLVTGKLRAMLQTADEQVRSLKKQSTFLAQLAAKTIPNAIHCLSMRLTIDYYLLSPEKRKFPRSENLENPNLYHYALFSDNVLAASVVVNSAIRNAKDPSKHVFHLVTDKLNFGAMNMWFLLNPPGKATIHVENVDEFKWLNSSYCPVLRQLESAAMKEFYFKADHPTSGSSNLKYRNPKYLSMLNHLRFYLPEVYPKLNKILFLDDDIIVQKDLTPLWEVNLNGKVNGAVETCGESFHRFDKYLNFSNPHIARNFNPNACGWAYGMNMFDLKEWKKRDITGIYHKWQNMNENRTLWKLGTLPPGLITFYGLTHPLNKAWHVLGLGYNPSIAKKDIENAAVVHYNGNMKPWLELAMSKYRPYWTKYIQFDHPYLRRCNLHE